Proteins encoded within one genomic window of uncultured Draconibacterium sp.:
- a CDS encoding IS5 family transposase has protein sequence MCPYLKFGNSKNNAKVRDYQVLEAILYRLKTGCQWRQLPMKQFFRCKYNWQSVYFHYQKWCKDGSWDEMWQNILNKYKHLLDLSSIQLDGTHTPTKRGGEAVAYQGRKKAKTSNMLILTDSQGIPLTCSDPIDGNHNDAYNLVPTAKKMIAVLENSGIHTDGLFLNADSGFDTGEFRRYCSETKIIGNIDQNKRNGINREYLFDDLLYKCRFVVERTNAWLDAFKAILVRFETNAIHWKALNLIAFTVILLRKL, from the coding sequence ATTTGTCCCTACTTAAAATTTGGGAATTCAAAGAATAATGCAAAAGTAAGAGATTATCAGGTGCTTGAAGCAATACTATATCGATTAAAAACAGGGTGTCAATGGAGGCAATTACCTATGAAACAATTCTTCCGTTGCAAATACAACTGGCAAAGTGTGTATTTCCACTATCAAAAATGGTGCAAGGACGGAAGCTGGGATGAGATGTGGCAAAACATCCTGAACAAATACAAACACTTGCTGGACTTGTCAAGTATCCAGCTCGATGGTACACATACTCCAACTAAACGTGGAGGAGAAGCAGTTGCCTATCAGGGGAGGAAAAAAGCAAAAACAAGTAATATGCTGATTTTAACGGACAGCCAAGGCATCCCTCTAACTTGTAGCGACCCTATTGACGGGAACCACAATGATGCATACAACCTGGTTCCAACGGCAAAGAAAATGATTGCCGTTCTGGAAAACTCAGGGATACACACCGATGGATTGTTCTTAAATGCTGACTCTGGCTTCGATACAGGAGAGTTCCGCCGTTATTGTTCGGAAACAAAAATTATTGGCAATATTGATCAAAACAAACGCAATGGGATAAATCGTGAATACTTATTCGACGACTTACTGTATAAATGCAGATTTGTTGTGGAACGCACTAACGCATGGCTTGATGCATTTAAAGCAATCTTAGTACGGTTTGAAACAAATGCTATACATTGGAAAGCACTGAATTTAATAGCATTTACCGTGATTTTACTGCGGAAACTTTAA
- a CDS encoding RNA polymerase sigma-70 factor, which yields MTNKDLVAFEQLFFRYHGRLVLFANKFIGDMQTSRDLVQDAFFNLWQKADKNGINTSTKAYLYQTVKNNCLNYNRHLSIKKTAEAEIENKISQLEKQIYKNKTNPYYSLVECELEDKINEIIDDMPEKCREVFILSRYEYLKNKEIAEKLNISIKMVEKHISKALTILRRDLAEYIATLIILYLFKQ from the coding sequence CTGACAAACAAGGATTTAGTTGCTTTTGAGCAACTATTTTTTAGATACCATGGTAGGCTTGTGCTGTTTGCCAACAAATTTATTGGCGACATGCAAACATCGCGTGATTTGGTACAAGATGCCTTTTTTAACCTCTGGCAGAAAGCCGATAAAAACGGAATTAATACATCTACCAAGGCCTATCTATATCAAACAGTAAAAAATAATTGTTTAAACTACAACCGTCACCTTTCAATAAAAAAAACGGCAGAAGCGGAAATTGAGAATAAGATTTCACAACTTGAAAAACAGATTTATAAAAACAAAACCAACCCCTACTACAGTCTGGTAGAATGCGAGCTTGAAGATAAAATTAATGAAATAATAGACGACATGCCTGAGAAATGCCGGGAAGTTTTTATACTAAGCCGGTATGAATACCTTAAGAACAAGGAGATAGCTGAAAAACTGAACATTTCAATAAAAATGGTGGAAAAACATATATCAAAAGCCTTAACTATTCTTCGTCGTGATCTGGCCGAATATATAGCCACGCTGATTATCCTTTATTTATTCAAACAGTAA